One genomic segment of Impatiens glandulifera chromosome 6, dImpGla2.1, whole genome shotgun sequence includes these proteins:
- the LOC124943845 gene encoding zinc finger BED domain-containing protein RICESLEEPER 2-like codes for MVITGHWIDFSWKLQKRVLSFANIPPPRGGLQISDVIFKCMKEWGIENKVVTITVDNASNNDVAIRYMKDTIRRSRTLPCDGNLFHVRCCAHILNLCVQDGLGVIEDIIGDIREGVEYVNRSEARRVQFAECVQQLQLKDQKLIRDCKTRWNSTFEMLSCALKFKEAFKMFNERDPFYDCCPSEEGWEKARKICSLLKEFWTATHIILGSEYPTSNLFLQEVQKIKSTLDGHVNDEDSFIKELVLKMKTKFDKYWGECNLLMALAAVLDPTKKMLAVEFCFPKLYSHGDAQRNICKVKDALVSLYDVYVAENACEMISRSFHLEIL; via the coding sequence ATGGTTATTACAGGCCATTGGATTGATTTTTCTTGGAAGTTACAAAAAAGGGTTCTAAGTTTTGCAAATATTCCACCACCAAGAGGGGGTCTTCAGATTTCTGATGTTATTTTCAAATGTATGAAAGAGTGGGGTATTGAGAATAAAGTTGTAACAATTACTGTTGACAATGCTTCTAATAATGATGTAGCTATTCGGTATATGAAAGATACCATTCGAAGGTCTAGAACATTGCCATGTGATGGAAATCTATTCCATGTGCGTTGTTGTGCACATATATTAAACTTATGTGTTCAAGATGGATTAGGGGTGATTGAAGATATAATTGGTGATATTCGAGAAGGCGTGGAATATGTTAATCGCTCAGAGGCAAGGCGTGTACAATTTGCTGAGTGTGTGCAACAATTGCAGTTAAAAGATCAGAAATTGATTCGTGATTGCAAAACAAGATGGAACTCTACATTTGAGATGTTAAGTTGTGCACTCAAATTTAAAGAAGCTTTCAAAATGTTCAATGAACGCGATCCTTTCTATGATTGTTGCCCTTCAGAAGAAGGTTGGGAGAAGGCACGGAAAATTTGCTCACTGTTAAAAGAATTTTGGACAGCAACACACATCATTTTAGGTAGTGAATATCCCACTTCTAATTTGTTTCTTCAAGaagttcaaaaaataaaatctacctTGGATGGGCATGTGAATGATGAGGATTCTTTTATTAAAGAATTGGTTTTGAAAATGAAGACAAAATTTGACAAGTATTGGGGTGAGTGCAATTTGTTGATGGCTTTAGCTGCAGTTCTAGATCCAACCAAAAAAATGTTAGCAGTTGAGTTTTGTTTTCCAAAACTTTATTCCCATGGTGATGCCCAAAGAAATATTTGTAAGGTTAAAGATGCTCTTGTTAGCCTTTATGATGTCTATGTTGCTGAAAATGCTTGTGAAATGATTTCTCGTTCATTCCATTTGGAAATTTTGTAA
- the LOC124941336 gene encoding nuclear pore complex protein NUP98A-like isoform X1 → MFGAGSNPFGQSSSSSPFGSPSVFGQNNNAPSNPFAPKPFGNTTPFGTQTGNSVFGGTSTGVFGMTQASSHLTTTPAFGASSSPSFGSSAFGASSTPAFGSSSVFGQKPAFGTFGSSGTQTNPFGSTFQQSQPAFGNSPFGSTTSFGAASQPAFGASSTPAFGSTATPAFGSTPTGFGASSTPVFGSGGAFGQTSTPAFGASSTPAFGATSSPAFGASSTPAFGVSSAPSFSFGSSPAFGQSTSAFGSTPSPSPFGTSTTSFGSQSSPFGAQAATPTPAFGSTPFGQQPGFGGQRGGSRATPYAPATDTDTQPPGKLMSISAMTSYKDKSHEELRWEDHQLGDKGGPSPANQSAGTVGFGVTTPQANPFAATSSSFGQASSSPFTSTTVSNPFATNTPGLGAGFGSTPAPSFASSPFGASTTSNLFASTSSPAPSIFGANTSASLFGSTSSMGFASSPSTSIFGQAPASTPAFGTGLSFASSQPSPLFQSSTPSLGQTSVFGQSGSSFGQSSAPAFGQTSLFSAPSTGFGGNLFSSTPLLSNNLFGQSTPSLSTPVQQAQPAQSSFGFGTFGQPQPATGATLFGGTPNAFLGQSSATQISAPIQSVPAANPFGTLPAMPQMSIGRNGNAPSVQYGISSLPVEKPVPARISSLLTSRHISQRRIRLPARKYHPKTDAQMVPFFSDDEESPSTPKADALFIPRENPRALVIRPVDQWPSRLSIDKASPLKDASTAVHENGKTADRASTMNGSIPENEGTVQHPVANGGSNDQNLPPLKTSPKPNGTHEENPNQKEDSYITLTSHRAGEAAIVYEHGAGIEAMMPKLRHSDYYTEPRIQELAAKERAEPGFCRNVKSFIIGRHGYGSIMFIGETDVRRLDLESLVQFNNREVIVYMDEGKKPPVGQGLNKPAEVTLLNIKCFDKKTGQQVKDGPKIDRYKEMLKKKANDQGAEFVSYDPVKGEWKFRVKHFSSYGLDHDF, encoded by the exons ATGTTTGGTGCTGGGAGTAATC CATTTGGGCAGTCATCTAGTAGTAGTCCTTTTGGGTCTCCATCAGTTTTTGGGCAGAATAACAATGCACCTAGCAATCCATTTGCTCCAAAACCTTTTGGTAATACGACCCCATTTGGCACGCAGACAGGGAATTCCGTTTTCGGCGGTACTTCAACTGGCGTGTTTGGTATGACTCAAGCATCTTCTCATTTGACTACCACACCAGCATTTGGTGCATCGTCATCCCCATCCTTTGGGAGTTCAGCCTTTGGAGCTTCTTCCACTCCTGCTTTTGGCA GTTCTTCAGTCTTTGGGCAGAAGCCTGCTTTCGGTACGTTCGGCTCAAGTGGCACGCAGACAAATCCATTTGGAAGCACATTCCAACAGTCACAGCCAGCATTTGGGAACAGTCCTTTTGGATCAACTACATCTTTCGGAGCAGCAAGTCAGCCTGCCTTTGGTGCTTCGAGCACTCCTGCTTTTGGTTCAACTGCAACCCCAGCTTTTGGTAGCACACCTACGGGTTTTGGTGCCTCAAGTACCCCCGTATTTGGATCTGGAGGAGCTTTCGGCCAAACAAGTACCCCAGCCTTTGGTGCATCAAGCACTCCAGCATTTGGGGCAACAAGTTCTCCAGCTTTTGGTGCCTCTAGCACCCCTGCTTTTGGTGTTTCCAGTGCTCCATCCTTCAGCTTTGGGTCCAGTCCAGCATTTGGCCAATCAACTTCTGCATTTGGAAGCACCCCCAGCCCCAGCCCATTTGGCACTTCAACAACATCTTTTGGATCTCAAAGCTCTCCATTTG GAGCTCAAGCTGCAACTCCGACTCCAGCATTTGGAAGCACACCCTTTGGGCAGCAGCCTGGTTTTGGGGGTCAACGCGGAGGAAGCAGAGCAACTCCTTATGCACCAGCAACTGATACGGATACACAACCTCCTGGAAAACTTATGTCCATATCTGCTATGACATCTTATAAAGACAAAAGCCATGAAGAACTGAGATGGGAGGACCATCAATTGGGTGATAAGG GTGGACCTTCGCCAGCTAATCAATCAGCAGGCACTGTTGGTTTTGGTGTCACCACTCCACAAGCAAACCCTTTTGCTGCAACATCCTCCTCATTTGGTCAAGCATCCTCAAGTCCTTTTACATCAACTACAGTTTCCAACCCATTTGCTACTAACACTCCTGGTTTGGGTGCTGGATTTGGATCTACACCCGCTCCATCATTTGCTTCTTCACCCTTCGGTGCATCGACCACTTCAAACCTTTTTGCATCAACCTCTTCACCAGCACCTTCCATATTTGGAGCCAACACCTCAGCCTCTCTTTTTGGATCAACTAGCTCAATGGGTTTTGCATCATCACCGTCAACATCTATTTTTGGGCAAGCACCTGCATCGACTCCAGCTTTTGGTACAGGTTTAAGCTTTGCCAGCTCACAACCATCACCACTATTCCAGTCATCTACTCCTTCCCTTGGTCAGACCTCTGTATTTGGACAGTCTGGCTCTTCCTTTGGACAAAGTTCTGCACCAGCTTTTGGTCAAACAAGTTTATTTAGTGCTCCTTCTACTGGGTTTGGTGGGAATTTATTCTCCAGCACTCCTTTGCTATCCAACAATCTCTTTGGTCAATCAACT CCCTCACTTTCAACACCTGTTCAACAAGCTCAACCTGCACAGTCTTCTTTTGGATTTGGCACTTTTGGACAGCCACAACCAG CAACTGGTGCAACTTTATTTGGCGGTACACCAAATGCTTTTTTGGGGCAATC ATCAGCTACTCAGATATCTGCACCTATACAATCAGTTCCTGCTGCAAATCCTTTTGGGACTCTTCCTGCAATGCCTCAAATGTCTATTGGCCGAAATGGGAATGCACCTTCTGTTCAATATGGAATTTCTTCTTTGCCA GTTGAGAAACCTGTTCCAGCGAGAATATCATCTCTACTGACATCACGCCATATTTCTCAGAGGCGTATCAGACTTCCAGCAAGGAAATATCATCCTAAAACTGATGCTCAAATG GTACCTTTTTTCAGTGACGATGAAGAATCACCAAGCACACCTAAAGCAGATGCCCTTTTCATTCCTAGAGAGAATCCTCGTGCACTTGTTATTCGTCCAGTCGACCAATGGCCTTCAAGGTTAAGCATAGACAAAGCATCCCCTTTGAAGGATGCATCTACTGCTGTGCATGAGAATG GTAAAACTGCTGACAGAGCATCTACTATGAATGGATCGATACCCGAGAACGAAGGTA CAGTACAACATCCTGTTGCAAACGGTGGCTCAAATGACCAAAATCTTCCCCCACTGAAAACATCCCCAAAGCCAAATGGAACCCACGAAGAAAATCCTAACCAGAAAGAAGACTCATACATTACACTCACTAGTCACAGAGCCGGCGAGGCAGCCATTGTCTATGAACATGGAGCTGGTATCGAGGCAATGATGCCCAAGCTCCGACATTCTGATTACTACACCGAACCTCGAATCCAAGAACTAGCTGCCAAGGAAAGAGCTGAACCTGGTTTTTGTCGCAATGTGAAGTCCTTTATCATTGGTCGCCATGGATATGGAAGCATCATGTTTATTGGCGAGACAGATGTGAGACGCCTCGATCTAGAGTCGCTGGTGCAGTTCAATAACCGAGAGGTTATTGTTTATATGGACGAGGGCAAGAAACCTCCGGTTGGGCAAGGGCTGAACAAACCGGCTGAGGTAACACTTTTGAATATAAAATGCTTTGATAAGAAAACAGGTCAACAGGTGAAGGATGGACCGAAGATTGATAGATATAAGGAGATGCTTAAGAAGAAGGCGAACGATCAAGGAGCGGAGTTTGTATCGTATGATCCGGTTAAAGGAGAGTGGAAGTTTCGGGTGAAACATTTCAGTAGCTATGGACTTGATCATGATTTTTAA
- the LOC124941336 gene encoding nuclear pore complex protein NUP98A-like isoform X2, whose product MFGAGSNPFGQSSSSSPFGSPSVFGQNNNAPSNPFAPKPFGNTTPFGTQTGNSVFGGTSTGVFGMTQASSHLTTTPAFGASSSPSFGSSAFGASSTPAFGSSSVFGQKPAFGTFGSSGTQTNPFGSTFQQSQPAFGNSPFGSTTSFGAASQPAFGASSTPAFGSTATPAFGSTPTGFGASSTPVFGSGGAFGQTSTPAFGASSTPAFGATSSPAFGASSTPAFGVSSAPSFSFGSSPAFGQSTSAFGSTPSPSPFGTSTTSFGSQSSPFGAQAATPTPAFGSTPFGQQPGFGGQRGGSRATPYAPATDTDTQPPGKLMSISAMTSYKDKSHEELRWEDHQLGDKGGPSPANQSAGTVGFGVTTPQANPFAATSSSFGQASSSPFTSTTVSNPFATNTPGLGAGFGSTPAPSFASSPFGASTTSNLFASTSSPAPSIFGANTSASLFGSTSSMGFASSPSTSIFGQAPASTPAFGTGLSFASSQPSPLFQSSTPSLGQTSVFGQSGSSFGQSSAPAFGQTSLFSAPSTGFGGNLFSSTPLLSNNLFGQSTPSLSTPVQQAQPAQSSFGFGTFGQPQPATGATLFGGTPNAFLGQSSATQISAPIQSVPAANPFGTLPAMPQMSIGRNGNAPSVQYGISSLPVEKPVPARISSLLTSRHISQRRIRLPARKYHPKTDAQMVPFFSDDEESPSTPKADALFIPRENPRALVIRPVDQWPSRLSIDKASPLKDASTAVHENGKTADRASTMNGSIPENEAVQHPVANGGSNDQNLPPLKTSPKPNGTHEENPNQKEDSYITLTSHRAGEAAIVYEHGAGIEAMMPKLRHSDYYTEPRIQELAAKERAEPGFCRNVKSFIIGRHGYGSIMFIGETDVRRLDLESLVQFNNREVIVYMDEGKKPPVGQGLNKPAEVTLLNIKCFDKKTGQQVKDGPKIDRYKEMLKKKANDQGAEFVSYDPVKGEWKFRVKHFSSYGLDHDF is encoded by the exons ATGTTTGGTGCTGGGAGTAATC CATTTGGGCAGTCATCTAGTAGTAGTCCTTTTGGGTCTCCATCAGTTTTTGGGCAGAATAACAATGCACCTAGCAATCCATTTGCTCCAAAACCTTTTGGTAATACGACCCCATTTGGCACGCAGACAGGGAATTCCGTTTTCGGCGGTACTTCAACTGGCGTGTTTGGTATGACTCAAGCATCTTCTCATTTGACTACCACACCAGCATTTGGTGCATCGTCATCCCCATCCTTTGGGAGTTCAGCCTTTGGAGCTTCTTCCACTCCTGCTTTTGGCA GTTCTTCAGTCTTTGGGCAGAAGCCTGCTTTCGGTACGTTCGGCTCAAGTGGCACGCAGACAAATCCATTTGGAAGCACATTCCAACAGTCACAGCCAGCATTTGGGAACAGTCCTTTTGGATCAACTACATCTTTCGGAGCAGCAAGTCAGCCTGCCTTTGGTGCTTCGAGCACTCCTGCTTTTGGTTCAACTGCAACCCCAGCTTTTGGTAGCACACCTACGGGTTTTGGTGCCTCAAGTACCCCCGTATTTGGATCTGGAGGAGCTTTCGGCCAAACAAGTACCCCAGCCTTTGGTGCATCAAGCACTCCAGCATTTGGGGCAACAAGTTCTCCAGCTTTTGGTGCCTCTAGCACCCCTGCTTTTGGTGTTTCCAGTGCTCCATCCTTCAGCTTTGGGTCCAGTCCAGCATTTGGCCAATCAACTTCTGCATTTGGAAGCACCCCCAGCCCCAGCCCATTTGGCACTTCAACAACATCTTTTGGATCTCAAAGCTCTCCATTTG GAGCTCAAGCTGCAACTCCGACTCCAGCATTTGGAAGCACACCCTTTGGGCAGCAGCCTGGTTTTGGGGGTCAACGCGGAGGAAGCAGAGCAACTCCTTATGCACCAGCAACTGATACGGATACACAACCTCCTGGAAAACTTATGTCCATATCTGCTATGACATCTTATAAAGACAAAAGCCATGAAGAACTGAGATGGGAGGACCATCAATTGGGTGATAAGG GTGGACCTTCGCCAGCTAATCAATCAGCAGGCACTGTTGGTTTTGGTGTCACCACTCCACAAGCAAACCCTTTTGCTGCAACATCCTCCTCATTTGGTCAAGCATCCTCAAGTCCTTTTACATCAACTACAGTTTCCAACCCATTTGCTACTAACACTCCTGGTTTGGGTGCTGGATTTGGATCTACACCCGCTCCATCATTTGCTTCTTCACCCTTCGGTGCATCGACCACTTCAAACCTTTTTGCATCAACCTCTTCACCAGCACCTTCCATATTTGGAGCCAACACCTCAGCCTCTCTTTTTGGATCAACTAGCTCAATGGGTTTTGCATCATCACCGTCAACATCTATTTTTGGGCAAGCACCTGCATCGACTCCAGCTTTTGGTACAGGTTTAAGCTTTGCCAGCTCACAACCATCACCACTATTCCAGTCATCTACTCCTTCCCTTGGTCAGACCTCTGTATTTGGACAGTCTGGCTCTTCCTTTGGACAAAGTTCTGCACCAGCTTTTGGTCAAACAAGTTTATTTAGTGCTCCTTCTACTGGGTTTGGTGGGAATTTATTCTCCAGCACTCCTTTGCTATCCAACAATCTCTTTGGTCAATCAACT CCCTCACTTTCAACACCTGTTCAACAAGCTCAACCTGCACAGTCTTCTTTTGGATTTGGCACTTTTGGACAGCCACAACCAG CAACTGGTGCAACTTTATTTGGCGGTACACCAAATGCTTTTTTGGGGCAATC ATCAGCTACTCAGATATCTGCACCTATACAATCAGTTCCTGCTGCAAATCCTTTTGGGACTCTTCCTGCAATGCCTCAAATGTCTATTGGCCGAAATGGGAATGCACCTTCTGTTCAATATGGAATTTCTTCTTTGCCA GTTGAGAAACCTGTTCCAGCGAGAATATCATCTCTACTGACATCACGCCATATTTCTCAGAGGCGTATCAGACTTCCAGCAAGGAAATATCATCCTAAAACTGATGCTCAAATG GTACCTTTTTTCAGTGACGATGAAGAATCACCAAGCACACCTAAAGCAGATGCCCTTTTCATTCCTAGAGAGAATCCTCGTGCACTTGTTATTCGTCCAGTCGACCAATGGCCTTCAAGGTTAAGCATAGACAAAGCATCCCCTTTGAAGGATGCATCTACTGCTGTGCATGAGAATG GTAAAACTGCTGACAGAGCATCTACTATGAATGGATCGATACCCGAGAACGAAG CAGTACAACATCCTGTTGCAAACGGTGGCTCAAATGACCAAAATCTTCCCCCACTGAAAACATCCCCAAAGCCAAATGGAACCCACGAAGAAAATCCTAACCAGAAAGAAGACTCATACATTACACTCACTAGTCACAGAGCCGGCGAGGCAGCCATTGTCTATGAACATGGAGCTGGTATCGAGGCAATGATGCCCAAGCTCCGACATTCTGATTACTACACCGAACCTCGAATCCAAGAACTAGCTGCCAAGGAAAGAGCTGAACCTGGTTTTTGTCGCAATGTGAAGTCCTTTATCATTGGTCGCCATGGATATGGAAGCATCATGTTTATTGGCGAGACAGATGTGAGACGCCTCGATCTAGAGTCGCTGGTGCAGTTCAATAACCGAGAGGTTATTGTTTATATGGACGAGGGCAAGAAACCTCCGGTTGGGCAAGGGCTGAACAAACCGGCTGAGGTAACACTTTTGAATATAAAATGCTTTGATAAGAAAACAGGTCAACAGGTGAAGGATGGACCGAAGATTGATAGATATAAGGAGATGCTTAAGAAGAAGGCGAACGATCAAGGAGCGGAGTTTGTATCGTATGATCCGGTTAAAGGAGAGTGGAAGTTTCGGGTGAAACATTTCAGTAGCTATGGACTTGATCATGATTTTTAA
- the LOC124941500 gene encoding probable cinnamyl alcohol dehydrogenase 1, with protein sequence MGDNTSNEDCLGWAARDSSGLLSPFKFSRRSINTDDVSLDITHCGVCYADVIWTRNKLGFTKYPIVPGHEIVGIVREIGSSVERFKVGERVAVGTYVDSCRECDYCNDGLEVYCSKGTTLTFDGIDRDGSVTKGGYSTYIVVHERYCFKIPENYPSHLAAPLLCAGITVYSPMIRHKMNQPGKTLGVIGLGGLGHLAVKFGKAFGLNVTVLSTSISKKEESLNLLGADKFVVSSDEEQMNATANSLDFLINTASGDIPFDQYLSLLKTAGVLVLVGFPSEVKFHPGSLNMGMKTISGSITGGTKETQEMLEFCATNKIYPETEIVPIQYSNEAIERMINKDVKYRFVIDIANSLK encoded by the exons ATGGGTGATAATACTTCAAATGAGGACTGTCTTGGATGGGCAGCAAGAGATTCTTCTGGTTTACTCTCTCCTTTCAAATTCAGCCGCAG GAGTATAAACACTGATGATGTTTCTCTCGATATTACCCATTGTGGAGTTTGTTATGCCGATGTTATCTGGACAAGGAACAAACTTGGATTCACAAAATATCCAATTGTTCCTGG ACATGAGATTGTGGGTATTGTAAGGGAGATTGGTTCGAGTGTGGAACGTTTCAAAGTTGGGGAAAGAGTTGCGGTTGGAACTTATGTTGATTCATGTAGAGAATGTGATTATTGTAATGATGGTTTAGAAGTTTATTGCTCTAAAGGTACAACTCTTACATTTGATGGGATTGATAGAGATGGTTCTGTTACTAAGGGAGGATATTCAACTTACATTGTTGTTCACGAAAG ATATTGCTTCAAAATACCCGAGAATTATCCATCGCATCTAGCCGCTCCATTGCTTTGTGCTGGAATAACAGTATACTCTCCAATGATTCGACATAAAATGAACCAACCTGGAAAGACCCTTGGCGTAATTGGCCTTGGAGGATTGGGACACTTGGCAGTGAAGTTTGGAAAGGCCTTTGGATTGAATGTAACCGTTTTAAGCACAAGTATATCCAAGAAAGAAGAATCCTTGAATCTTCTAGGAGCAGACAAATTCGTAGTTTCATCCGATGAAGAGCAAATGAAT GCAACTGCTAATTCGCTTGATTTTCTGATCAATACTGCTTCGGGTGATATACCATTCGACCAATACCTATCGTTGCTGAAAACAGCTGgtgttcttgttcttgttgGGTTTCCTAGTGAAGTGAAATTTCATCCAGGAAGTCTAAATATGG GTATGAAGACAATATCTGGAAGTATAACAGGAGGAACAAAAGAAACTCAGGAAATGTTGGAGTTTTGTGCAACTAATAAGATTTATCCAGAGACTGAAATTGTTCCTATTCAGTATTCAAATGAAGCTATTGAAAGGATGATAAATAAGGATGTTAAGTACAGGTTTGTCATTGATATCGCCAATTCTCTCAAGTAG
- the LOC124941336 gene encoding nuclear pore complex protein NUP98A-like isoform X3 → MFGAGSNPFGQSSSSSPFGSPSVFGQNNNAPSNPFAPKPFGNTTPFGTQTGNSVFGGTSTGVFGMTQASSHLTTTPAFGASSSPSFGSSAFGASSTPAFGSSSVFGQKPAFGTFGSSGTQTNPFGSTFQQSQPAFGNSPFGSTTSFGAASQPAFGASSTPAFGSTATPAFGSTPTGFGASSTPVFGSGGAFGQTSTPAFGASSTPAFGATSSPAFGASSTPAFGVSSAPSFSFGSSPAFGQSTSAFGSTPSPSPFGTSTTSFGSQSSPFGAQAATPTPAFGSTPFGQQPGFGGQRGGSRATPYAPATDTDTQPPGKLMSISAMTSYKDKSHEELRWEDHQLGDKGGPSPANQSAGTVGFGVTTPQANPFAATSSSFGQASSSPFTSTTVSNPFATNTPGLGAGFGSTPAPSFASSPFGASTTSNLFASTSSPAPSIFGANTSASLFGSTSSMGFASSPSTSIFGQAPASTPAFGTGLSFASSQPSPLFQSSTPSLGQTSVFGQSGSSFGQSSAPAFGQTSLFSAPSTGFGGNLFSSTPLLSNNLFGQSTPSLSTPVQQAQPAQSSFGFGTFGQPQPATGATLFGGTPNAFLGQSSATQISAPIQSVPAANPFGTLPAMPQMSIGRNGNAPSVQYGISSLPVEKPVPARISSLLTSRHISQRRIRLPARKYHPKTDAQMVPFFSDDEESPSTPKADALFIPRENPRALVIRPVDQWPSRLSIDKASPLKDASTAVHENGKTADRASTMNGSIPENEVQHPVANGGSNDQNLPPLKTSPKPNGTHEENPNQKEDSYITLTSHRAGEAAIVYEHGAGIEAMMPKLRHSDYYTEPRIQELAAKERAEPGFCRNVKSFIIGRHGYGSIMFIGETDVRRLDLESLVQFNNREVIVYMDEGKKPPVGQGLNKPAEVTLLNIKCFDKKTGQQVKDGPKIDRYKEMLKKKANDQGAEFVSYDPVKGEWKFRVKHFSSYGLDHDF, encoded by the exons ATGTTTGGTGCTGGGAGTAATC CATTTGGGCAGTCATCTAGTAGTAGTCCTTTTGGGTCTCCATCAGTTTTTGGGCAGAATAACAATGCACCTAGCAATCCATTTGCTCCAAAACCTTTTGGTAATACGACCCCATTTGGCACGCAGACAGGGAATTCCGTTTTCGGCGGTACTTCAACTGGCGTGTTTGGTATGACTCAAGCATCTTCTCATTTGACTACCACACCAGCATTTGGTGCATCGTCATCCCCATCCTTTGGGAGTTCAGCCTTTGGAGCTTCTTCCACTCCTGCTTTTGGCA GTTCTTCAGTCTTTGGGCAGAAGCCTGCTTTCGGTACGTTCGGCTCAAGTGGCACGCAGACAAATCCATTTGGAAGCACATTCCAACAGTCACAGCCAGCATTTGGGAACAGTCCTTTTGGATCAACTACATCTTTCGGAGCAGCAAGTCAGCCTGCCTTTGGTGCTTCGAGCACTCCTGCTTTTGGTTCAACTGCAACCCCAGCTTTTGGTAGCACACCTACGGGTTTTGGTGCCTCAAGTACCCCCGTATTTGGATCTGGAGGAGCTTTCGGCCAAACAAGTACCCCAGCCTTTGGTGCATCAAGCACTCCAGCATTTGGGGCAACAAGTTCTCCAGCTTTTGGTGCCTCTAGCACCCCTGCTTTTGGTGTTTCCAGTGCTCCATCCTTCAGCTTTGGGTCCAGTCCAGCATTTGGCCAATCAACTTCTGCATTTGGAAGCACCCCCAGCCCCAGCCCATTTGGCACTTCAACAACATCTTTTGGATCTCAAAGCTCTCCATTTG GAGCTCAAGCTGCAACTCCGACTCCAGCATTTGGAAGCACACCCTTTGGGCAGCAGCCTGGTTTTGGGGGTCAACGCGGAGGAAGCAGAGCAACTCCTTATGCACCAGCAACTGATACGGATACACAACCTCCTGGAAAACTTATGTCCATATCTGCTATGACATCTTATAAAGACAAAAGCCATGAAGAACTGAGATGGGAGGACCATCAATTGGGTGATAAGG GTGGACCTTCGCCAGCTAATCAATCAGCAGGCACTGTTGGTTTTGGTGTCACCACTCCACAAGCAAACCCTTTTGCTGCAACATCCTCCTCATTTGGTCAAGCATCCTCAAGTCCTTTTACATCAACTACAGTTTCCAACCCATTTGCTACTAACACTCCTGGTTTGGGTGCTGGATTTGGATCTACACCCGCTCCATCATTTGCTTCTTCACCCTTCGGTGCATCGACCACTTCAAACCTTTTTGCATCAACCTCTTCACCAGCACCTTCCATATTTGGAGCCAACACCTCAGCCTCTCTTTTTGGATCAACTAGCTCAATGGGTTTTGCATCATCACCGTCAACATCTATTTTTGGGCAAGCACCTGCATCGACTCCAGCTTTTGGTACAGGTTTAAGCTTTGCCAGCTCACAACCATCACCACTATTCCAGTCATCTACTCCTTCCCTTGGTCAGACCTCTGTATTTGGACAGTCTGGCTCTTCCTTTGGACAAAGTTCTGCACCAGCTTTTGGTCAAACAAGTTTATTTAGTGCTCCTTCTACTGGGTTTGGTGGGAATTTATTCTCCAGCACTCCTTTGCTATCCAACAATCTCTTTGGTCAATCAACT CCCTCACTTTCAACACCTGTTCAACAAGCTCAACCTGCACAGTCTTCTTTTGGATTTGGCACTTTTGGACAGCCACAACCAG CAACTGGTGCAACTTTATTTGGCGGTACACCAAATGCTTTTTTGGGGCAATC ATCAGCTACTCAGATATCTGCACCTATACAATCAGTTCCTGCTGCAAATCCTTTTGGGACTCTTCCTGCAATGCCTCAAATGTCTATTGGCCGAAATGGGAATGCACCTTCTGTTCAATATGGAATTTCTTCTTTGCCA GTTGAGAAACCTGTTCCAGCGAGAATATCATCTCTACTGACATCACGCCATATTTCTCAGAGGCGTATCAGACTTCCAGCAAGGAAATATCATCCTAAAACTGATGCTCAAATG GTACCTTTTTTCAGTGACGATGAAGAATCACCAAGCACACCTAAAGCAGATGCCCTTTTCATTCCTAGAGAGAATCCTCGTGCACTTGTTATTCGTCCAGTCGACCAATGGCCTTCAAGGTTAAGCATAGACAAAGCATCCCCTTTGAAGGATGCATCTACTGCTGTGCATGAGAATG GTAAAACTGCTGACAGAGCATCTACTATGAATGGATCGATACCCGAGAACGAAG TACAACATCCTGTTGCAAACGGTGGCTCAAATGACCAAAATCTTCCCCCACTGAAAACATCCCCAAAGCCAAATGGAACCCACGAAGAAAATCCTAACCAGAAAGAAGACTCATACATTACACTCACTAGTCACAGAGCCGGCGAGGCAGCCATTGTCTATGAACATGGAGCTGGTATCGAGGCAATGATGCCCAAGCTCCGACATTCTGATTACTACACCGAACCTCGAATCCAAGAACTAGCTGCCAAGGAAAGAGCTGAACCTGGTTTTTGTCGCAATGTGAAGTCCTTTATCATTGGTCGCCATGGATATGGAAGCATCATGTTTATTGGCGAGACAGATGTGAGACGCCTCGATCTAGAGTCGCTGGTGCAGTTCAATAACCGAGAGGTTATTGTTTATATGGACGAGGGCAAGAAACCTCCGGTTGGGCAAGGGCTGAACAAACCGGCTGAGGTAACACTTTTGAATATAAAATGCTTTGATAAGAAAACAGGTCAACAGGTGAAGGATGGACCGAAGATTGATAGATATAAGGAGATGCTTAAGAAGAAGGCGAACGATCAAGGAGCGGAGTTTGTATCGTATGATCCGGTTAAAGGAGAGTGGAAGTTTCGGGTGAAACATTTCAGTAGCTATGGACTTGATCATGATTTTTAA